A window of the Halichoerus grypus chromosome 2, mHalGry1.hap1.1, whole genome shotgun sequence genome harbors these coding sequences:
- the DDX5 gene encoding putative ATP-dependent RNA helicase DDX5: protein MSGYSSDRDRGRDRGFGAPRFGGSRAGPLSGKKFGNPGEKLVKKKWNLDELPKFEKNFYQEHPDLARRTAQEVETYRRSKEITVRGHNCPKPVLNFYEANFPANVMDVIARQNFTEPTAIQAQGWPVALSGLDMVGVAQTGSGKTLSYLLPAIVHINHQPFLERGDGPICLVLAPTRELAQQVQQVAAEYCRACRLKSTCIYGGAPKGPQIRDLERGVEICIATPGRLIDFLECGKTNLRRTTYLVLDEADRMLDMGFEPQIRKIVDQIRPDRQTLMWSATWPKEVRQLAEDFLKDYIHINIGALELSANHNILQIVDVCHDVEKDEKLIRLMEEIMSEKENKTIVFVETKRRCDELTRKMRRDGWPAMGIHGDKSQQERDWVLNEFKHGKAPILIATDVASRGLDVEDVKFVINYDYPNSSEDYIHRIGRTARSTKTGTAYTFFTPNNIKQVSDLISVLREANQAINPKLLQLVEDRGSGRSRGRGGMKDDRRDRYSAGKRGGFNTFRDRENYDRGYSSLLKRDFGAKTQNGVYSAANYTNGSFGSNFVSAGIQTSFRTGNPTGTYQNGYDSTQQYGSNVPNMHNGMNQQAYAYPATAAAPMIGYPMPTGYSQ, encoded by the exons ATGTCGGGTTATTCGAGTGACCGAGACCGCGGCCGGGATCGAGG GTTTGGTGCACCTCGATTTGGGGGAAGTAGGGCAGGGCCCCTATCTGGAAAGAAGTTTGGAAACCCTGGGGAGAAACTAGTCAAAAAGAAGTGGAATCTTGATGAGCTGCCCAAATTTGAGAAGAATTTTTATCAAGAACACCCTGATTTGGCTAGGCGCACAGCA CAAGAGGTGGAGACATACAGAAGGAGTAAGGAAATTACGGTTAGAGGTCACAACTGCCCAAAGCCAGTTCTGAATTTTTATGAAGCAAACTTCCCTG CAAATGTCATGGATGTGATAGCAAGACAGAATTTTACTGAACCCACTGCTATTCAAGCTCAGGGATGGCCTGTTGCTCTAAGTGGATTGGATATGGTTGGAGTAGCACAGACTGGATCCGGGAAAACATTGTCT TATTTGCTGCCTGCTATCGTCCACATCAATCATCAGCCATTCCTAGAGAGAGGTGATGGGCCTATT tgCTTGGTGCTGGCACCAACTCGGGAACTGGCCCAACAGGTGCAGCAGGTAGCTGCTGAATACTGTAGAGCATGTCGACTGAAGTCCACTTGCATCTATGGTGGTGCTCCTAAGGGACCACAGATTCGTGATTTGGAGAGAG GTGTGGAAATCTGTATTGCAACACCTGGAAGACTGATTGACTTTTTAGAGTGTGGGAAAACCAATCTGAGAAGAACTACTTACCTTGTCCTTGATGAGGCAGATAGAATGCTTGATATGGGCTTCGAACCCCAAATAAGGAAGATTGTGGATCAGATAAGA CCTGATAGGCAAACCCTAATGTGGAGTGCAACTTGGCCAAAAGAAGTAAGACAGCTTGCTGAAGATTTCCTGAAAGACTACATTCATATAAACATTGGTGCACTAGAACTGAGTGCAAACCACAACATTCTTCAGATTGTGGATGTATGTCATGATGTAGAAAAGGATGAAAA actGATTCGTCTAATGGAAGAGATAATGAGTGAGAAGGAGAATAAAACCATTGTTTTTGTCGAAACCAAAAGAAGATGTGATGAGCTTACTAGAAAAATGAGGAGAGACGG GTGGCCCGCCATGGGTATCCATGGTGACAAGAGTCAACAGGAGCGTGACTGGGTTCTAAATG aaTTCAAACATGGAAAAGCTCCTATTCTGATTGCTACAGATGTGGCCTCCAGAGGGCTAG ATGTGGAAGATGTGAAATTTGTCATCAATTATGACTACCCTAACTCCTCAGAGGATTATATTCATCGAATTGGAAGAACTGCTCGCAGTACCAAAACAGGCACAGCATACACTTTCTTTACACCTAATAACATAAAGCAAGTGAGCGACCTTATCTCTGTGCTTCGTGAAGCTAATCAAGCAATTAATCCCAAGTTGCTTCAGTTGGTCGAAGACAGAGGTTCAG gtCGTTCCAGGGGTAGAGGAGGCATGAAGGATGACCGTCGGGACAGATACTCTGCGGGCAAAAGGGGTGGATTTAATACCTTTAGAGACAGGGAAAATTATGACAGAGGTTACTCTAGTCTGCTTAAGAGAGATTTTGGGGCAAAAACTCAGAATGGTGTTTACAGTGCTGCAAATTACACCAATGGGAGCTTTGGAAGTAATTTTGTGTCTGCCGGTATACAGACCAGTTTTAGGACTGGTAATCCAACAGGGACTTACCAGAATGGTTATGATAGCACTCAGCAATATGGAAGTAATGTTCCAAATATGCACAATGGTATGAACCAACAGGCATATGCATATCCTGCTACTGCAGCTGCGCCTATGATTGGTTATCCGATGCCAACAGGATATTCTCAATAA